A region of Paractinoplanes abujensis DNA encodes the following proteins:
- a CDS encoding amino acid adenylation domain-containing protein, whose protein sequence is MDNLRTYLLAGADSAPHRPAVVQPAPDGGLETITYGELVDRTDRCAGALDALGLDVGDRVVVESDTSADAVATILACATLGLPFIPVSPGLPDERLRAILAGAEPALYLQGPDGRRTGVDAPIGTGRFGPDGLRTERAPAARGPRRRRVVTAVDTAYIIFTSGTTGRPKGVAMSHRGVVSFLRGVRTFDLLTADDRVAGTAPLQFDFALFDIGFALSHGATLVPVPRARLTWPRRFLGFLRDAEVTHVDAVPSLWRPVLRHEPEMLTELTDVRGVLFSGEAFPPHELRSLQGALPKARFLNLYGPTEVMAISVTELPNPLPPEAERLSIGSAVPGAEMTLIGPDGRVVDEPGVVGEIYLRGPSLFTGYWNDPETTRRALVPDPLDPASGRLVLRTGDLASPGPDGALYFHGRADSQVQIRGNRVELGEVELRVAEFPGVTGAIAAVLPHDDEPRLHVFVTRAAGGPVPDAKNVADFVRAVLPAYMVPSHVHVVEAFPLTANGKVDRAALHAFA, encoded by the coding sequence GTGGACAATCTCCGGACGTATCTGCTCGCGGGTGCAGACAGTGCCCCCCACCGGCCCGCCGTGGTCCAACCGGCGCCGGACGGCGGCCTGGAGACCATCACCTACGGCGAGCTGGTGGACCGGACCGACCGCTGCGCCGGCGCGCTGGACGCGCTCGGGCTCGACGTCGGCGACCGGGTCGTCGTGGAGTCCGACACCAGCGCCGACGCGGTGGCCACCATCCTCGCCTGCGCGACGCTGGGGCTGCCGTTCATCCCGGTCAGTCCGGGGCTGCCGGACGAGCGGCTGCGGGCGATCCTCGCCGGCGCCGAGCCCGCGCTGTACCTGCAGGGGCCGGACGGCCGCCGCACCGGTGTCGACGCCCCGATCGGCACCGGCCGCTTCGGCCCGGACGGTCTGCGCACGGAACGCGCCCCCGCGGCCCGGGGGCCGCGCCGCCGCCGCGTGGTGACCGCCGTGGACACCGCGTACATCATTTTCACGTCCGGCACCACGGGCCGGCCCAAGGGCGTCGCCATGAGCCACCGCGGGGTCGTCTCGTTCCTGCGCGGTGTGCGCACCTTCGACTTGCTCACCGCGGACGACCGGGTGGCCGGCACCGCCCCCTTGCAGTTCGACTTCGCCCTGTTCGACATCGGGTTCGCGCTGAGCCACGGCGCGACGCTGGTGCCGGTGCCGCGGGCCCGGCTCACCTGGCCGCGCCGCTTCCTGGGCTTCCTGCGGGACGCCGAGGTGACGCACGTCGACGCCGTGCCGTCGCTGTGGCGGCCGGTGCTGCGCCACGAACCCGAGATGCTGACCGAGCTGACCGACGTGCGCGGCGTGCTCTTCTCGGGCGAGGCCTTCCCGCCGCACGAGCTTCGCAGCCTCCAGGGTGCGCTGCCCAAGGCGCGGTTCCTCAACCTGTACGGGCCGACCGAGGTGATGGCCATCTCCGTCACCGAGCTGCCGAATCCGTTGCCGCCGGAAGCCGAACGTCTGTCGATCGGCTCCGCCGTGCCGGGCGCCGAGATGACGCTGATCGGGCCGGACGGGCGGGTGGTGGACGAGCCCGGCGTGGTCGGCGAGATCTACCTGCGCGGCCCGTCGCTGTTCACCGGCTACTGGAACGACCCGGAGACCACCCGCAGGGCTCTGGTGCCCGACCCGCTCGACCCCGCATCGGGGCGGCTGGTGCTCAGGACCGGCGACCTCGCCTCGCCCGGGCCGGACGGTGCCCTGTACTTCCACGGCCGCGCCGATTCGCAGGTGCAGATCCGCGGCAACCGGGTCGAGCTCGGTGAGGTGGAGCTCCGCGTGGCCGAGTTCCCCGGGGTGACCGGCGCGATCGCGGCCGTCCTGCCGCACGACGACGAGCCGCGGCTGCACGTCTTCGTCACCCGGGCGGCCGGCGGCCCCGTCCCGGACGCCAAGAACGTCGCCGATTTCGTCCGGGCCGTGCTGCCCGCCTACATGGTTCCGTCGCACGTGCACGTGGTGGAGGCCTTCCCGCTGACCGCCAACGGCAAGGTCGACCGGGCCGCGCTGCACGCCTTCGCCTGA
- a CDS encoding ABC transporter ATP-binding protein codes for MTTTRTPRTTRGPVIEVSELRKAYGGRTVVDGVSFSVEEGEVFGILGPNGAGKTTTVECIEGLRVPDSGQIRVAGLDPVADHTEVTHVLGVQLQESALQAKLTVREALELYSSFYTRPLDWRPLAERLGLTAKLTTRFGKLSGGQKQRLFIALALIGSPRVVVLDELTTGLDPRARRDTWSLIEDVRDSGVAVLLVTHFMEEAQRLCNRIALVDKGKISALDTPAGLIGKSSTSTVISFTPSQPIDQEILAALPGLATIERQDARITLRGTEETVNAVISLLAQAHILTHQFRVTDATLDDAFLDLTKA; via the coding sequence ATGACCACAACGAGAACACCCCGGACCACCCGCGGGCCGGTCATCGAAGTCAGCGAGCTCCGCAAAGCGTACGGCGGTCGGACCGTGGTCGACGGCGTCTCCTTCAGCGTCGAGGAGGGTGAAGTCTTCGGGATCCTCGGCCCGAACGGCGCCGGCAAGACCACCACCGTCGAGTGCATCGAAGGCCTGCGGGTGCCCGACTCCGGCCAGATCCGCGTAGCCGGGCTCGACCCGGTCGCCGATCACACCGAAGTCACTCACGTGCTGGGCGTTCAGCTGCAGGAGAGTGCCCTGCAGGCCAAGCTCACCGTGCGCGAGGCGCTGGAGCTGTACTCCTCCTTCTACACCCGTCCGCTCGACTGGCGGCCGCTGGCCGAGCGGCTCGGCCTGACGGCCAAGCTCACCACCCGGTTCGGCAAGCTGTCCGGCGGGCAGAAGCAGCGGCTCTTCATCGCGCTCGCGCTGATCGGCTCGCCGCGCGTCGTGGTGCTCGACGAGCTGACCACCGGGCTCGACCCGCGCGCCCGGCGTGACACCTGGTCGCTGATCGAAGACGTCCGTGACAGCGGCGTAGCCGTCCTCCTGGTCACCCACTTCATGGAGGAGGCGCAGCGGCTCTGCAACCGGATCGCCCTGGTCGACAAGGGGAAGATCAGCGCGCTGGACACCCCGGCCGGACTGATCGGCAAGTCGTCGACATCCACGGTCATCTCCTTCACGCCGTCGCAGCCGATCGACCAGGAGATCCTGGCCGCGCTGCCCGGGTTGGCGACGATCGAACGCCAGGACGCCCGGATCACGCTGCGCGGCACCGAGGAAACCGTCAACGCGGTCATCTCGCTGCTCGCCCAGGCCCACATCCTGACCCACCAGTTCCGGGTCACCGACGCCACGTTGGACGACGCCTTCCTCGATCTGACCAAGGCGTGA
- a CDS encoding ABC transporter permease: MSDQVTTIAPPAPPGGPSARSAVLRSEIRLYGRDISNVLLSIVFPPLLLVILGLVPSFREVNPDLDGLRVIDLYVPVVVLISLITAALLIFPPILTSYRELGILRRMSTTPVRPSTLLFTQMWLNGVMALVTAVLCLIVGWLVFDVALPRQVFGYVLALLLAGAASLAIGALVAAVAKAARHATGIGVAVYFPALFCTGLWIPVRAMPESLGNVVEFTPFGAAANALGQAAAGDWPDWKFLAVLAVWAVVTSAAAIRWFRWE, translated from the coding sequence ATGTCTGACCAGGTGACCACCATCGCGCCGCCCGCCCCGCCCGGCGGCCCCTCGGCCCGCTCCGCCGTCCTGCGCTCGGAGATCCGGCTGTACGGCCGGGACATCTCCAACGTGCTGCTGTCGATCGTCTTCCCGCCGCTACTGCTGGTGATCCTCGGTCTGGTGCCGTCGTTCCGCGAGGTCAACCCGGACCTCGACGGCCTGCGGGTCATCGACTTGTACGTGCCGGTGGTGGTGCTGATCTCGCTCATCACGGCGGCACTGCTGATCTTCCCACCGATCCTGACCAGCTACCGCGAGCTCGGCATCCTGCGGCGCATGTCGACCACCCCGGTCCGGCCGTCCACCCTGCTGTTCACGCAGATGTGGCTGAACGGCGTGATGGCGCTGGTCACCGCGGTGCTCTGCCTGATCGTGGGCTGGCTCGTGTTCGACGTGGCCCTGCCCCGCCAAGTCTTCGGCTACGTGCTGGCGCTGCTGCTGGCCGGGGCGGCCAGTCTCGCCATCGGCGCCCTGGTCGCCGCCGTGGCCAAGGCCGCCCGGCACGCCACCGGCATCGGCGTGGCGGTGTACTTCCCGGCACTGTTCTGCACCGGCCTGTGGATCCCGGTCCGGGCCATGCCGGAATCACTGGGCAACGTGGTCGAGTTCACCCCGTTCGGGGCCGCGGCCAACGCGCTCGGCCAGGCCGCGGCGGGCGACTGGCCCGACTGGAAGTTCCTGGCTGTGCTGGCCGTGTGGGCCGTGGTCACCTCGGCCGCCGCCATCCGCTGGTTCCGATGGGAGTAA
- a CDS encoding AMP-binding protein, producing MTETPIAAPGLHERFLRGLARSPHRTALCADGESLTYEALHALALRRAGALAADGSPVVAVLADKGVTAYAGILAALYAGATVVPLNPRFPAERTRSMLSAAGAGAVVADDTGRAALARTELDLPVLPEGAPLNAPAVVRPSDVAYVLFTSGSTGRPKGVPVTHAANQHYFGLLDARYDFAPDDVFSQYFGLSFDCAMFELFCAWGHGAAVHPVPPAAHRDLPAFVAERRMTVWFSVPSGIALTRQMGGLPPGSMPSLRWSFFAGEALLCADAADWQAAAPRSQVENLYGPTELTITVSGHRWSPGTSAALAVNGVVPIGRIHAGHEIFLDSGRDAQGTSAREGELCVSGPQLTPGYLDPEDDAGRFFERDGRRWYRTGDRVRLLDDGELLYLGRIDSQVQIQGFRVELAEVDHAVRQCPGVTNAATVTRPAPSGGLELLVYYTGDRVHPAVLRRELSTRLPEAMLPKAYRHLPEFPLNANRKIDRRKLAGEAARNG from the coding sequence ATGACCGAGACACCCATCGCCGCACCCGGCCTGCACGAGCGGTTCCTCCGCGGCCTCGCCCGGTCGCCGCACCGGACCGCGCTGTGTGCGGACGGCGAGAGCCTGACGTACGAGGCGCTGCACGCGCTGGCCCTGCGCCGGGCCGGTGCGCTGGCCGCCGACGGCTCACCGGTGGTCGCCGTCCTGGCCGACAAGGGCGTGACCGCGTACGCCGGGATCCTGGCCGCCCTCTACGCCGGGGCGACGGTGGTGCCGTTGAACCCCCGCTTCCCCGCCGAACGTACCCGGTCGATGCTGAGCGCCGCCGGGGCCGGGGCGGTCGTCGCCGACGACACCGGCCGGGCGGCCCTGGCGCGGACCGAGCTGGACCTGCCGGTGCTGCCGGAAGGCGCCCCCCTGAACGCGCCGGCCGTGGTCCGCCCCTCCGATGTGGCCTACGTGCTGTTCACCTCCGGCTCGACCGGTCGCCCCAAAGGGGTTCCGGTGACCCACGCCGCCAACCAGCACTACTTCGGCCTGCTCGACGCGCGCTACGACTTCGCCCCGGACGACGTGTTCTCGCAGTATTTCGGGCTGAGCTTCGACTGCGCGATGTTCGAGCTGTTCTGCGCGTGGGGACACGGCGCGGCCGTCCATCCCGTTCCGCCGGCGGCGCACCGGGACCTGCCCGCGTTCGTCGCCGAGCGGCGGATGACGGTGTGGTTCTCGGTGCCCAGCGGCATCGCGCTCACCCGGCAGATGGGCGGCCTGCCGCCGGGCTCGATGCCGTCGCTGCGGTGGAGCTTCTTCGCCGGCGAGGCGCTGCTCTGCGCGGACGCCGCGGACTGGCAGGCCGCCGCACCCCGGTCGCAGGTCGAGAACCTCTACGGGCCGACCGAGCTGACCATCACCGTCTCCGGGCACCGCTGGTCGCCGGGCACGTCGGCGGCCCTGGCGGTCAACGGCGTGGTGCCGATCGGACGGATCCACGCCGGCCACGAGATCTTCCTCGACAGCGGCCGCGACGCGCAGGGCACCTCGGCCCGCGAAGGCGAACTGTGCGTCAGCGGACCCCAGCTGACCCCCGGCTACCTGGACCCGGAAGACGACGCCGGGCGCTTCTTCGAGCGGGACGGCCGCCGCTGGTACCGCACCGGTGACCGCGTACGGCTCCTCGACGACGGCGAGCTGCTCTACCTCGGCCGGATCGACTCCCAGGTACAGATCCAAGGCTTTCGCGTCGAACTGGCCGAGGTGGACCACGCCGTCCGGCAGTGCCCTGGAGTGACCAACGCGGCGACCGTGACCCGCCCGGCCCCGAGCGGTGGGCTGGAACTGCTCGTCTACTACACCGGTGACCGGGTGCACCCGGCCGTGCTGCGCCGCGAACTGTCCACGAGGCTGCCCGAGGCGATGCTGCCGAAGGCGTACCGGCATCTGCCCGAGTTCCCGCTGAACGCGAACCGCAAGATCGACCGCCGCAAACTGGCCGGCGAGGCCGCCCGGAACGGGTGA
- a CDS encoding acyl carrier protein — protein MEADDVLAADTQLRDFGLDSLGVVELLSSLERTYDVRFVDDALHIDNFATPQVLWSTLSTMR, from the coding sequence ATGGAGGCGGACGACGTGCTCGCGGCCGACACCCAGCTGCGAGATTTCGGCCTCGACTCGCTGGGCGTGGTCGAGTTGCTCTCCTCGCTGGAGCGGACGTACGACGTGCGCTTCGTCGACGACGCGCTGCACATCGACAACTTCGCCACGCCGCAGGTTCTCTGGAGCACGCTGTCCACGATGCGCTGA
- a CDS encoding ACP S-malonyltransferase: MSALIFPGIGPMRLDDSARYLTTHPVARGLVAEADQVLGYPLIDRYREAESRGDEGAFPEPARITFLTGCVALARGVTEDGEPPVAYAGASLGGVAAAVQAGALSFADAVRLTAEWGRRANAYFAREHRDIVTQSFARVPADRLAEIRAELDARGEWNEVSCQVDHDFYLLSIREHGLDQLQRRLRAAGGLPLYVMRPPMHSPAFQAFRDEMAAEPVAGLTFTDPHTPVVSDHDGSLVTTADGIRTLLLDAATRPVRWPAVVDTLRGLGVRRVIVAGQDRLWGRVEIMTNAFEVVAVKPDTAMRPRRRSVIA; the protein is encoded by the coding sequence ATGTCGGCTCTGATCTTTCCCGGAATCGGCCCGATGCGCCTGGACGACTCGGCGCGTTACCTGACGACCCATCCGGTGGCCCGCGGGCTGGTGGCCGAGGCGGACCAGGTGCTGGGCTACCCCCTGATCGACCGGTACCGCGAGGCGGAGTCCCGCGGCGACGAGGGTGCCTTCCCCGAACCGGCCCGGATCACGTTCCTCACCGGCTGCGTGGCGCTGGCCCGCGGGGTGACCGAGGACGGTGAGCCGCCGGTCGCGTACGCGGGCGCCAGCCTGGGCGGCGTGGCCGCCGCGGTGCAGGCCGGGGCGCTGTCGTTCGCGGACGCCGTGCGGCTGACCGCCGAGTGGGGGCGCCGGGCGAACGCCTACTTCGCCCGCGAGCACCGCGACATCGTCACCCAGTCGTTCGCCCGGGTGCCGGCCGACCGGCTCGCCGAGATCCGCGCCGAACTCGACGCGCGAGGCGAATGGAACGAGGTGTCCTGCCAGGTCGATCACGACTTCTACCTGCTGTCGATCCGCGAGCACGGGCTGGACCAGCTGCAACGCCGGCTCCGAGCGGCCGGCGGCCTGCCCCTCTACGTCATGCGGCCACCGATGCACTCGCCGGCGTTCCAGGCGTTCCGCGACGAGATGGCGGCCGAGCCGGTGGCCGGCCTGACCTTCACCGACCCGCACACGCCGGTGGTGTCCGACCACGACGGGTCGCTGGTGACGACGGCGGACGGGATCCGGACCCTGCTGCTGGACGCGGCCACCCGGCCGGTGCGCTGGCCCGCGGTCGTCGACACGCTCCGCGGGCTCGGCGTCCGGCGGGTGATCGTCGCCGGGCAGGACCGGCTGTGGGGCCGGGTCGAGATCATGACGAACGCGTTCGAGGTGGTCGCCGTGAAGCCGGACACCGCGATGCGGCCGCGCCGCCGCTCGGTGATCGCCTGA